Proteins encoded within one genomic window of Mustela erminea isolate mMusErm1 chromosome 21, mMusErm1.Pri, whole genome shotgun sequence:
- the TEX15 gene encoding testis-expressed protein 15 isoform X2 produces MEMKEIAKHKTLWKMNSTGEPLLVTGIEVNPLKKFTIPKIRRTAGKVYLSSCYTNTREYSFIHDTLTQCQLDLGCDLQSSWRFGDTKLVHNEELEKNFTSKRSEMRESGRHGRELEEHFCFLALPQNDVAEIYQNGISTRTSTLKILGNPLLGIYVFRHVDVALNYARSRSITVESIIIFKVLFGKVKKIQPSVDKNKVSLDPSPNFDCHMSRSIPSLKDTIELQAYNSAVYFYEYNVLSKPVDKPRQCLPYAILTVKFIGQKVDNGHLMTSLRFLSTGFPKRAERTCSLNNCTVAKRIGKGKDATVIFEHFRKPVDPFVQENCSCSAVNSEINPSNENISNSYGNVQNGNISIHETYSGQMEHNLAECRDTSQVHIYDSGLSFFPSDTRESVNGDFMLNLTQLKNVLSGLSAAFPLHNNIGSSTVITSKLIKDPRLMKREESIGKHNNITGLNKILPLEKSLDFNSEEHLSSTQNNSAFSSEVVPGDRSILTNCLDAPCFKVSFDDSQSQAQNWGSKNYDYTTPGKITMARQCKGQDNFSFPMCLPNAVSEVENQKHNEEKVQRSQQRDNISLLIEEEGEPRNSHESVNTCTEGYSSHISQESWSSNLETVYQTGQQMSTVFPLQKKESIRGYLQNIGKMRDFTSPEDNSEHGEKQILWKENYFTNEAKIRPVDNYISLHQEYKENESLCSFRKNCDQIPITQELEIPKSSAFTTKDKYDLDHLALELESNLTPRVESLSQKHSQPSLEYEDNIHTSFAISQKLMELKLEKPNQNSVNIMTNALQEAKDIPQDKELPNDRITSSHDIKTTHDNSDCSIAGEHTCVHENDPVPLENMQKDCRETFQNANKGQGHTLCCNAELYSDIHLNTDFKEQGDNDKENENEAKEEDTALSTENNRLDIYEDEKQGFRTDKNYAIIDERRENENYNNVEILSSEEFCTFNLTWGKRHVSTETTFLESEDTITAIKQKDSQNTSRSVEHLASTALPKIAASSVHVASNAAVQITDGMVPTLGTNHEDHQRYQIQETCSSESLDVGLLVKHKVSDCEMDVDNNKFHDSFNQSVSESPILQSCELENKIELGSELCDDVFLIQQDTSSHRNALYEEFGASYEALKSRIDWEGLLGSNNGEREVLKSSRGRENNDQHYSEESNSSYSSTQKDKELFNPILLPDLQVKITNIFMPGFTPTFESPALEDNFCKNITKTKEPEMDEEEKLPGFEIYSQCSGEYSHHPCENESGNTSQESGLVSKSEISLPLDANHNTQGNHASEKQNSGPLLTEPSNVTALSNETSCSLTDSKTDCNDTRSKKDTGSRISKRKPNTPFRNENTAHKDLRHHEIYGKKRKLTDQDSSECFSSLSQGRIKTFSKSEKHIRSVLDILNSEASLCKSKRLSRKLDRAVLHLKKAHRRVHTSLQLIAKVGEKRKGPLPKSYAIICNNFWESCDLQGYSSVSERRYYSTKHFLSKRKYDKPGEKRALGFEVGKSLTHVSKHKSFKTSRERITECVSKKNVASSVSRSHTTIHVREFCEKEYPESQLALCSTPRSTSYSAYNKSSMKSLRSSELQPFSGEPGFLFSPSCPDKLTKKNKIDTAFLSNISKYEKPEYHSANNKIKDLMKESNSETNKLINKSNSVSLNCIKENNVSFSRDKNYDATCVTHTKVKTDIVISVLESNVKHFLNVDIYKPDNLILSGYKRNLEVTFPIEEWTAPTQSSKPGIIAGDMLMDPLNPTLITHKKYNSVPQLLTTTPVTASEGESSESYLDRQRTFSVDSFATSTNVPHCQPRCGGKECLKTEQWSSSNCFHIDENDSGVLENSELGLKLVTEESKSCRKKTMKKLFSSDSSLLLKGNMKCSSSKKCMAKTNIQDRKMWKVKHAEKAKDSLHIKTMTEGFTATKYKNQKNKILENSSYLREKRIKNVIDSHQIFEDITEVVSLNNTVSNHLSKREKEGEVKVSNNSQSDSALHSEIACNSKPHITGMNHRPVLHMHSQTSESSTEKKPASNVNGLKEKYCSADHSALIPRLAQILRRADETSSFQILQEETKACQSILPLFVEAFERKQECSHEQILISRELLVEQNLWSNCKHKLKPCAIDSLVELQMMLETIQFIENKKRLLGGEPTFRSLLWYDETLYGELLGRPRGFQQQSNFYPAFQGRLKYNAFCELQNYHDQLIELFEETKRENNSYYAFLKYKRQINECEAIMKHCSDCFDFSLSVPFTCGVNFGDSLGDLETLRKSTLKLIGMYGDSPKVDSYPGKQDHLWIIIEMISSKVNFIKNNEAVSIKISLYGLEHIFFDAAKSLVWKERRQSFSKKYSGKKDKEMLLKMNQYAFSKLKNIYDTLSKDLSSEQISNIGLENTEIASRKSDDLINKATVNMEDCRFNSTLLSHPDICCVSEILDQAGFADSEKLEELTLRCIGHLEILKKYFQMLQEENIDHIFITEENVLDMVKNHNHGAIILKPAAIETYIEIVMLSETVHFLKNTMAKKLDKQRFRGMLWFDLSLLPELVCCQEKMAPFSFLKDNSTDCLWNVIETAISELKKDLDIIYKYSEGINCSYALHLLSRELAELSEIKKLLEMSKYSVSTFIDFVPYIASINYGSTMTELEYNYNQFSTLLKNIMAAPQKDLGKMAHIMKVMKTIEHMKIICAKNAELTISFILCQMLHNRKKTLQLKRKEKMNMHVKPRKSISKSSTFMKVPSISECIMKNVSNSSKKRSITVDKCEDSQEQEKNSTVSSCKKQKVDMKDVTEINREEATFKHPRTTRSHPESPSEIGATSSDNLKRNHVSPKKIEVERSLPDSLLPSKNLKDTCTSKPEDRIDLTNISSNTSKDLTGQQGNLSSMKKSNANFSAPETKTDKKACSSFTICEQRSVDGVFPKDRKMPSQRFLNPAEKFCPSDIKPGTEPDGSVLSKPVFRFVRDIPANIETNDTVFELQDYEILNSSIKNSACTNSSESRFNQDKSPILQVNKTQPEKTELKEKYMDTLSPSSIPLGASEDITLNVNQTAEYSFSEQQNNENPKVLTQNAAAYWNELPQSACAPVCSSSAYAFGTSYPYYAWCVYHYSSSGGSSLTQTYRGITYEVQPSPPGMLTAIASTVQSSHSNLLYSQYFGYFAGERQASDFLPVNGYFQSQMPVPYNFQQPVFSQYAPHQSFPQPVYPYPPDSGVLPEVPWTYVPWQQEPFQPGH; encoded by the exons GTCAGAGATGCGTGAGAGTGGAAGACATGGCAGAGAACTTGAAGAACATTTCTGCTTTTTAGCACTTCCTCAGAATGATGTGGCTGAAATATATCAAAATGGGATAAGTACCAGAACATCTACATTGAAGATATTAGGAAATCCTCTTCTTGGAATTTATGTATTTAGACATGTTGATGTTGCTTTGAATTACGCTCGTAGTAGAAGCATTACTGTAgaaagtattataatttttaag gttCTCTTTGGGAAAGTGAAGAAAATTCAGCCTTCGGTGGATAAAAACAAAGTTTCTTTGGATCCTTCTCCTAACTTTGATTGCCATATGTCCAGAAGCATACCTTCTCTGAAAGATACCATTGAGTTACAAGCCTACAATTCAGCG GTATACTTCTATGAATACAATGTTCTTTCAAAGCCAGTAGATAAACCTAGGCAGTGTCTTCCATATGCAATATTAACAGTAAAATTTATTGGTCAAAAAGTAGATAATGGACACCTTATGACATCTTTGAGATTCCTCTCAACTGGATTTCCTAAGAGGGCTG AAAGAACGTGCTCTCTGAATAACTGTACAGTGGCCAAAAgaattggaaaaggaaaagatgctACTGTGATCTTTGAGCATTTCAGGAAACCTGTAGATCCATTTGTTCAGGAAAACTGTTCTTGCAGTGCCGTAAATTCAGAGATAAATCCTTCCAACgaaaatatttctaattcctACGGAAACgtacaaaatggaaacatttctatACATGAAACATACAGTGGACAGATGGAGCACAATTTAGCAGAATGTAGAGACACTTCTCAAGTACATATATATGATTCaggtctttcattttttcccagtgATACCAGAGAAAGTGTTAATGGGGACTTCATGTTAAATTTGACAcagcttaaaaatgttttaagtggtctttctgctgcttttcccCTTCATAACAATATTGGCTCAAGCACAGTTATTACTTCAAAACTCATTAAAGACCCAAGACtgatgaaaagagaagaaagcataggAAAACATAATAATATTACAGGTTTAAATAAGATTTTGCCACTTGAGAAGAGTTTAGATTTTAATTCAGAAGAACACCTATCATCCACGCAAAATAATTCTGCCTTCTCATCTGAAGTTGTGCCTGGTGATCGTTCTATTCTTACTAATTGTTTGGACGCCCCTTGCTTCAAAGTTTCTTTTGATGATTCACAGTCACAGGCTCAGAACTGGGGCTCTAAGAACTATGATTATACAACTCCTGGTAAAATTACCATGGCAAGACAGTGTAAGGGCCAAGACAATTTTTCCTTCCCAATGTGTTTGCCAAATGCAGTTTCAGAAGTTGAGAACCAAAAACACAATGAGGAAAAAGTCCAGAGATCCCAGCAGAGAGACAACATCTCACTTTTAATTGAAGAAGAAGGTGAACCACGTAACTCTCACGAATCAGTGAATACTTGTACAGAAGGGTACAGTAGTCACATCTCTCAGGAATCATGGTCTTCTAATTTAGAAACTGTATATCAGACTGGTCAACAAATGTCTACAGTTTTTCCTCtccaaaagaaggaaagcatACGTGGGTACCttcaaaatattggaaaaatgaGAGACTTCACTAGTCCAGAGGATAATTCTGAACatggagaaaagcaaattttgtggaaagaaaattattttactaatgAAGCAAAAATCAGACCAGTAGATAATTACATTTCTTTGCACCAAGAATACAAAGAGAATGAGAGTCTTTGTTCTTTCAGAAAAAATTGTGATCAAATACCAATTACTCAAGAATTAGAAATACCAAAATCTTCTGCATTTACCACAAAGGATAAATATGACCTAGATCATCTAGCATTGGAATTAGAAAGTAATCTTACTCCAAGAGTGGAGAGCCTTTCACAAAAACATTCTCAACCCTCTTTGGAGTATGAAGATAACATTCATACAAGTTTTGCAATTTCTCAAAAACTAATGGAACTAAAATTggaaaaaccaaatcaaaacagTGTTAACATTATGACAAATGCTCTTCAAGAAGCAAAAGACATTCCTCAGGACAAAGAATTGCCAAATGATAGAATTACTTCATCTCACGACATTAAAACAACTCATGACAATTCAGATTGTAGCATAGCTGGTGAACATACATGTGTCCATGAAAATGATCCAGTGCCACTGGAGAACATGCAAAAAGACTGCAGAGAAACTTTTCAAAATGCTAATAAAGGTCAAGGTCATACTCTGTGCTGTAATGCAGAGTTGTACAGTGATATACACCTGAATACTGATTTTAAAGAACAAGGAgacaatgataaagaaaatgaaaatgaggctAAAGAGGAAGACACTGCTTTGTCTACAGAAAACAACAGACTAGATATATATGAAGATGAGAAGCAGGGTTTTCGTACAGACAAAAATTATGCCATTATAGATGAAAGAAGGGAGAATGAAAATTACAATAATGTAGAAATTCTGAGTTCTGAAGAATTTTGTACATTTAATTTGACTTGGGGGAAAAGACATGTATCAACAGAAACTACATTTTTAGAAAGTGAAGATACTATCACTGCCATAAAACAGAAAGATTCTCAAAATACAAGCAGAAGTGTAGAGCATTTGGCTTCCACAGCACTTCCCAAAATTGCAGCATCTTCAGTGCATGTAGCCTCAAATGCTGCAGTACAGATAACTGATGGTATGGTACCTACATTAGGCACAAATCATGAAGATCACCAAAGATACCAGATTCAAGAAACTTGTTCATCTGAGAGTCTAGATGTTGGTCTGTTGGTAAAACATAAGGTTTCTGATTGTGAAATGGATGTGGATAACAATAAATTTCATGACTCATTTAATCAGTCAGTAAGTGAGAGTCCCATTCTTCAGAGTTGTGAATTGGAAAATAAGATTGAATTGGGATCAGAACTGTGTGATGATGTTTTTCTAATTCAACAAGATACTTCTAGCCATAGAAATGCTCTATATGAAGAATTTGGGGCCTCATATGAGGCTTTAAAGTCTCGTATTGATTGGGAAGGTCTGTTGGGAAGCAATAATGGGGAGAGGGAAGTTTTGAAAAGctccagaggaagggagaataaTGATCAACATTACTCTGAGGAAAGTAATTCTTCCTATTCCTCtacacaaaaggacaaagaacTCTTCAATCCAATTTTACTTCCAGATTTACAAGTGAAAATCACTAATATATTTATGCCAGGATTCACTCCCACTTTTGAATCCCCTGCATTAGAAGATAATTTTTGCAAAAACATAACTAAAACCAAAGAACCAGAAATGGATGAGGAGGAGAAATTGCCAGGATTTGAAATCTATTCCCAGTGTTCTGGTGAATATTCACATCACCCATGTGAAAATGAATCTGGTAATACAAGCCAAGAATCAGGACTAGTGAGTAAATCTGAAATCTCACTTCCTCTTGATGCAAATCATAATACACAAGGAAATCAtgcttctgaaaaacaaaacagtggacCTTTGCTTACAGAGCCCTCTAATGTCACAGCATTAAGTAATGAAACAAGTTGTTCCTTGACAGATTCAAAAACTGATTGTAATGATACTAGAAGTAAAAAGGACACAGGATCAAGAATTAgtaaaagaaagccaaatacaCCTTTCAGGAATGAGAACACAGCACATAAGGATTTAAGACATCATGAAATTTACggaaagaagaggaagctaaCCGATCAAGACTCATctgaatgtttttcttcattatccCAAGGgcgaattaaaacattttcaaagtcaGAAAAACACATTAGGAGTGTCCTAGATATTCTAAATAGTGAAGCATCTTTATGCAAAAGCAAACGTCTTTCCAGAAAACTTGACAGAGCtgttcttcacttaaaaaaagctCATAGGAGAGTTCACACATCTTTGCAACTTATAGCTaaagtaggagaaaaaagaaaaggcccatTACCAAAATCATATGCAATAATATGCAATAATTTCTGGGAAAGTTGTGACCTTCAAGGTTATAGCTCTGTGTCTGAAAGAAGATATTATTCCACTAAACATTttttgtcaaaaagaaaatatgacaagcCAGGAGAGAAAAGAGCTTTGGGATTTGAAGTGGGTAAATCATTAACTCATGTATCAAAGCACAAGTCTTTCAAAACAAGTAGAGAGAGAATCACAGAGTGCGTTTCTAAGAAAAATGTAGCTAGCAGTGTCTCCAGAAGTCACACCACTATTCATGTGAGAGAATTTTGTGAGAAGGAGTATCCTGAATCACAGTTAGCCCTGTGCTCTACACCCCGAAGTACGAGTTATTCAGCTTATAACAAGAGCAGTATGAAAAGTCTGAGATCATCAGAACTTCAGCCATTTTCTGGAGaacctgggtttttgttttccccatcCTGCCCAGATAaactaactaaaaaaaataaaattgacacaGCATTTTTATCTAACATCAGTAAATATGAAAAGCCTGAGTACCATtcagcaaataataaaattaaggatCTAATGAAAGAAAGTAATTCTGAgactaataaattaataaataagagtAATTCAGTATCTTTAAAttgcataaaagaaaataatgtaagttTTAGCAGAGACAAAAATTATGATGCAACTTGTGTAACGCACACAAAGGTAAAAACTGACATAGTTATTTCAGTTTTAGAATCAAATGTGAAGcactttttaaatgttgatatCTATAAACCAGATAACCTTATTTTATCTGGTTATAAAAGAAACTTGGAAGTAACCTTTCCTATTGAAGAATGGACAGCTCCCACTCAGAGCTCCAAACCAGGCATTATTGCAGGAGACATGCTTATGGACCCATTAAATCCAACTCTGATAACCCACAAAAAGTATAACAGTGTTCCTCAATTGTTAACAACCACTCCAGTGACAGCTAGTGAAGGAGAATCTTCAGAATCTTATTTGGATAGACAGAGAACTTTTTCTGTAGATTCTTTTGCAACATCCACTAATGTACCACACTGTCAGCCACGATGTGGTGGAAAGGAGTGTCTAAAAACAGAACAGTGGTCTTCAAGTAATTGCTTCCATATAGATGAGAATGACTCAGGTGTTCTTGAGAATTCTGAGTTGGGTCTCAAATTAGTAACTGAAGAAAGTAAAAgttgtaggaaaaaaacaatgaagaaactATTTTCCAGTGATAGTTCTTTGCTCTTAAAAGGTAATATGAAGTGTTcctcttcaaaaaaatgtatgGCAAAGACAAACATTCAGGACAGAAAAATGTGGAAAGTTAAACATGCAGAAAAGGCAAAAGATTCACTTCACATAAAAACCATGACTGAAGGATTCACTGCTACTAAgtacaaaaaccaaaagaataagaTCTTAGAAAATTCCTCCTACTTACgtgagaaaagaattaaaaatgtgattgATTCTCATCAAATCTTTGAAGATATTACTGAGGTAGTCTCTTTGAATAACACAGTTTCTAATCATCttagcaaaagagagaaagaaggggaagttAAAGTTAGTAATAACTCTCAGTCTGACTCTGCATTGCATTCAGAAATAGCTTGTAATTCCAAACCACACATTACAGGAATGAATCATAGGCCTGTTTTACATATGCACTCTCAAACCTCTGAATCCTCTACTGAGAAGAAGCCTGCATCAAACGTgaatggattaaaagaaaaatactgctcAGCTGATCATTCAGCTCTTATACCTAGGCTAGCTCAAATTTTGAGAAGGGCAGATGAAACATCATCTTTTCAGATTCTACAGGAAGAAACTAAGGCTTGTCAAAGTATTCTCCCATTATTTGTTGAagcttttgaaagaaaacaagaatgttCTCATGAACAAATCTTGATTTCAAGAGAACTGTTGGTAGAACAAAACCTGTGGAGTAATtgcaaacacaaattaaaaccatgtgCTATTGACTCCTTGGTGGAACTCCAAATGATGCTGGAAACTATTCAAttcattgaaaacaaaaaaaggctcTTAGGAGGTGAGCCAACTTTCCGAAGCTTGCTTTGGTATGATGAAACATTGTATGGTGAGCTGCTTGGTAGACCACGTGGATTTCAACAACAATCCAATTTCTATCCTGCTTTTCAAGGAAGGTTAAAATATAATGCATTCTGTGAGTTGCAAAACTATCATGATCAGCTAATTGAATTGTTTGAAGAAACCAAAAGGGAAAACAATTCATACTATGCATTCTTAAAATACAAACGGCAGATTAATGAATGTGAAGCAATAATGAAGCATTGTTCTGATTGctttgacttttctctttctgttccatttACCTGTGGAGTTAACTTTGGAGATAGTTTAGGAGACCTAGAAACCTTAAGAAAAAGTACTTTAAAGCTGATCGGTATGTATGGGGACTCTCCTAAAGTTGATTCCTATCCAGGAAAACAAGATCATTTGTGGATTATCATAGAAATGATCTCctcaaaagttaattttattaagaaCAATGAGGCAGTAAGTATTAAGATATCTCTTTATGGTCTGGAACATATCTTTTTTGATGCTGCAAAAAGTCTTGTTTGGAAAGAAAGGAGACAGTCTTTTAGCAAAAAATACTCAGGAAAGAAGGATAAAGAAATGCTACTCAAAATGAATCAGTATGCTTTTTCtaagttgaaaaatatatatgatacgTTGTCTAAAGATTTAAGCAGTGAACAAATTTCCAACATTGGGCTTGAGAATACTGAGATTGCTTCCAGAAAGTCAGATGACCTAATAAACAAAGCTACAGTTAACATGGAAGACTGTAGGTTTAACAGTACTTTGCTTTCACACCCAGATATCTGTTGTGTTAGTGAAATATTGGATCAGGCTGGATTTGCAGACTCTGAGAAATTGGAGGAACTCACTTTGAGATGTATTGGACacctagaaattttaaaaaaatactttcagatgCTGCAAGAAGAGAACATAGATCATATTTTtatcacagaagaaaatgttttggaCATGGTGAAAAACCACAACCATGGAGCCATAATTTTAAAACCTGCAGCCATTGAAACCTATATTGAAATTGTCATGCTTTCAGAAACTGTTCACTTTCTTAAAAACACAATGGCAAAGAAACTAGACAAACAGAGGTTTCGAGGTATGCTTTGGTTTGATTTGTCACTTCTTCCTGAGTTGGTTTGCTGCCAAGAAAAAATggctcctttttcatttcttaaagataACTCAACAGATTGCCTTTGGAATGTCATAGAGACTGCTATTTCTGAACTTAAAAAAGATCTggatattatttacaaatatagtGAAGGGATTAATTGTTCATACGCTCTTCATTTGCTCTCAAGAGAACTTGCAgaactttcagaaataaaaaaacttctaGAGATGTCTAAGTATTCCGTTTCTACATTTATTGACTTTGTGCCATATATAGCATCCATAAATTACGGAAGCACTATGACAGAGTTAGAATACAACTACAATCAGTTTTCTACACTGCTCAAAAATATAATGGCTGCCCCTCAGAAAGATTTAGGGAAAATGGCTCATATTATGAAAGTCATGAAAACTATTGAACATATGAAGATAATATGTGCTAAAAATGCTGAATTAaccatttcctttattctgtgCCAAATGCTACATAACAGAAAGAAGACTTTAcaactgaagagaaaagaaaaaatgaatatgcaTGTAAAACCTAGGAAGAGTATCAGTAAATCTAGTACTTTTATGAAAGTGCCCTCAATTTCAGAGTGCATaatgaaaaatgtttcaaattccTCTAAAAAACGATCTATCACTGTAGACAAATGTGAAGACTCTCaggaacaagagaaaaacagtacTGTTTCCAGctgtaaaaaacaaaag GTTGACATGAAAGATGTAACAGAAATCAACAGAGAAGAGGCAACATTCAAGCACCCAAG GACCACGAGATCTCATCCTGAAAGTCCAAGCGAAATAGGAGCAACTTCATCTGACAATCTGAAAAGAAACCATGTATCTCCAAAAAAGATTGAGGTGGAAAGATCACTACCTGACTCACTCTTACCTTCAAAGAACTTAAAAGACACTTGTACATCAAAGCCAGAGGACAGAATAGATTTAACTAATATTTCATCTAATACTTCGAAAGATCTCACTGGACAACAGGGAAACTTAAGTAGCATGAAGAAAAGCAATGCGAATTTTAGTGCTcctgaaacaaaaactgataagAAAGCTTGTTCTTCTTTCACAATTTGTGAACAAAGAAGTGTAGATGGCGTATTTCCAAAAGACCGCAAGATGCCTTCACAGAGATTTCTTAATCCTGCAGAGAAATTTTGTCCCTCAGACATAAAACCAGGAACTGAGCCTGATGGATCAGTGCTCTCAAAGCCTGTTTTCCGTTTTGTTAGGGACATCCCTGCCAATATAGAAACAAATGACACTGTCTTTGAACTTCAAGattatgaaatattaaattcTTCTATTAAAAATTCTGCATGCACCAATTCTTCAGAATCCAGATTTAATCAGGACAAATCTCCTATTCTGCAAGTAAATAAAACACAGCCTGAAAAAactgagttaaaagaaaaatacatggatACCTTGAGTCCCAGTTCTATACCTCTAGGAGCATCTGAGGACATAACCCTTAATGTAAATCAAACAGCAGAATACTCTTTTTCTGaacaacaaaataatgaaaatccgAAAGTCCTAACTCAAAATGCTGCAGCATATTGGAATGAACTTCCACAGTCTGCATGTGCTCCAGTATGTAGTTCTTCGGCGTATGCATTTGGAACTTCATATCCTTACTACGCTTGGTGTGTTTACCATTACAGCAGCAGTGGTGGCAGTTCCCTTACCCAGACATATCGTGGGATAACATATGAAGTACAGCCATCTCCTCCTGGGATGTTGACTGCAATTGCAAGTACAGTTCAAAGTTCACATTCTAATCTTTTATACTCTCAATATTTTGGTTACTTCGCTGGGGAGCGACAAGCAAGTGACTTTCTGCCAGTGAATGGGTATTTTCAATCTCAAATGCCTGTTCCTTATAATTTTCAGCAGCCAGTTTTTTCACAGTATGCTCCCCATCAGTCATTCCCACAACCTGTATACCCTTACCCTCCTGATTCAGGTGTGCTTCCAGAAGTTCCATGGACTTATG ttccatGGCAACAAGAACCTTTTCAGCCAGGACATTGA